A DNA window from Porites lutea chromosome 6, jaPorLute2.1, whole genome shotgun sequence contains the following coding sequences:
- the LOC140941726 gene encoding uncharacterized protein isoform X1 yields the protein MALSSPSPSSTLQIKRSPSGLSRAKTPPTPSTPSLSPSSSQSPALSQSSSQSASSSPPPSQSLSSAPSLSQSPSQSVSSSPAPSQSPTQSVSLSSSPPQSQSSSLSSSLSSSSSPFLSQSSSSSPTPSKWPIQSVSSSSSSSPASSQSPSQTVSSSSSSPPPLQSSSDTPAPSQSASSSSSSSPSSLSPLQLSSLPAPSKSATHSVSSSSASSSSSQPLSQSSPAPSPSASLFLPPTSSQSSSFSPSQLILSSSTASLSPSSSLPSPWQSSSPSTLSSAAPSQSPVTFRLIQGSVTIEYQWTSTYSDINSLQYKELHSELTEHLTKVLKKEYDELFIKVEISNLREGSLIFDYRIYFKITWSVSRTDGLKDVIRRAEGGDKKFSHTTSVSITSVFPTECPEEQKDSSGLARWIIVLIVCVPVIVILLILVGIQKVQNNRLKNSEFQGRSIYNLRDEKRLFVQTNVYNPASSSFEMYQLSDSEEIYTPKTASARRHGKELKTFSPEQENLATGFSNRNFLADGEIEIQENDSKPRDDGDGEEEVDLNQGNQ from the exons ATGGCATTATCGTCACCATCGCCATCATCAACACTACAAATAAAACGATCACCATCAGGGTTATCACGGGCAAAAACACCGCCAACGCCCTCAACACCATCATTGTCTCCGTCGTCATCACAGTCTCCTGCTCTATCGCAATCATCGTCACAATCGGCATCGTCATCACCACCTCCATCACAGTCGTTATCGTCAGCGCCATCTCTATCACAGTCGCCTTCACAATCGGTATCGTCATCACCAGCTCCATCACAATCGCCAACACAATCGGTATCATTATCCTCTTCTCCACCTCAATCACAGTCATCATCGCTATCGTCATCGCTATCCTCATCATCGTCCCCATTTCTATCAcagtcatcatcgtcatcgccAACTCCATCAAAATGGCCGATACAAtcggtatcatcatcatcatcttcatcaccaGCTTCATCACAATCTCCTTCACAAacggtatcatcatcatcatcgtcccCACCACCATTACAGTCATCATCGGATACACCAGCTCCATCACAAtcggcatcatcatcatcatcatcatcaccatcgtcCCTTTCTCCGTTACAGTTATCATCACTACCAGCTCCATCAAAATCGGCAACGCACTctgtatcatcatcatctgcgtcatcatcatcgtcccAACCTCTATCACAGTCATCACCAGCTCCATCGCCATCAGCATCATTATTCCTACCGCCAACGTCATCACAATCATCGTCATTTTCGCCATCACAGTTGATATTGTCATCGTCAACAGCATCGCTATCACCATCGTCATCATTACCATCACCATGGCAATCGTCATCACCATCAACATTGTCATCGGCAGCTCCTTCACAATCACCAGTGACATTCCGATTGATTCAAGGTTCCGTAACCATTGAGTACCAATGGACCTCTACCTATTCCGATATCAACTCATTGCAGTACAAAGAGCTTCATAGTGAACTCACTGAACATTTAACCAAAGTGCTTAAGAAAGAATATGACGAACTTTTTATAAAGGTGGAAATAAGTAACCTCCGGGAAGGAAGCCTCATTTTCGATTACAGAATTTACTTCAAAATCACATGGAGCGTAAGCAGAACCGACGGCTTGAAAGATGTCATTAGGAGAGCGGAAGGCGGTGATAAGAAGTTCAGCCACACAACTAGTGTAAGCATCACGAGTGTATTTCCTACTGAGTGTCCTGAGGAACAAAAAGATAGTTCGGGATTAGCACGATGGATCATTGTTCTCATCGTGTGTGTTCCCGTAATAGTCATTCTACTGATTCTTGTGGGAATTCAAAAG GTACAAAACAACAGACTCAAAAACAGCGAGTTTCAAGGGAGGAGCATTTATAACCTCCGTGACGAGAAAAGACTATTTGTGCAGACGAATGTCTATAACCCTGCTAGCTCCTCATTTGAAATGTACCAGTTGTCTGACTCCGAAGAAATATACACACCCAAGACGGCCTCGGCACGCCGTCATGGTAAAGAACTCAAG ACATTTAGTCCAGAACAGGAGAACTTAGCAACAGGCTTCTCGAATAGGAATTTCCTTGCTGATGGAGAAATTGAGATCCAAGAAAACGACAGTAAGCCAAGGGACGACGGCGACGGAGAGGAAGAAGTGGATCTTAATCAGGGAAATCAGTGA
- the LOC140941726 gene encoding uncharacterized protein isoform X2, with the protein MALSSPSPSSTLQIKRSPSGLSRAKTPPTPSTPSLSPSSSQSPALSQSSSQSASSSPPPSQSLSSAPSLSQSPSQSVSSSPAPSQSPTQSVSLSSSPPQSQSSSLSSSSSSPTPSKWPIQSVSSSSSSSPASSQSPSQTVSSSSSSPPPLQSSSDTPAPSQSASSSSSSSPSSLSPLQLSSLPAPSKSATHSVSSSSASSSSSQPLSQSSPAPSPSASLFLPPTSSQSSSFSPSQLILSSSTASLSPSSSLPSPWQSSSPSTLSSAAPSQSPVTFRLIQGSVTIEYQWTSTYSDINSLQYKELHSELTEHLTKVLKKEYDELFIKVEISNLREGSLIFDYRIYFKITWSVSRTDGLKDVIRRAEGGDKKFSHTTSVSITSVFPTECPEEQKDSSGLARWIIVLIVCVPVIVILLILVGIQKVQNNRLKNSEFQGRSIYNLRDEKRLFVQTNVYNPASSSFEMYQLSDSEEIYTPKTASARRHGKELKTFSPEQENLATGFSNRNFLADGEIEIQENDSKPRDDGDGEEEVDLNQGNQ; encoded by the exons ATGGCATTATCGTCACCATCGCCATCATCAACACTACAAATAAAACGATCACCATCAGGGTTATCACGGGCAAAAACACCGCCAACGCCCTCAACACCATCATTGTCTCCGTCGTCATCACAGTCTCCTGCTCTATCGCAATCATCGTCACAATCGGCATCGTCATCACCACCTCCATCACAGTCGTTATCGTCAGCGCCATCTCTATCACAGTCGCCTTCACAATCGGTATCGTCATCACCAGCTCCATCACAATCGCCAACACAATCGGTATCATTATCCTCTTCTCCACCTCAATCACAGTCATCATCGCTATC gtcatcatcgtcatcgccAACTCCATCAAAATGGCCGATACAAtcggtatcatcatcatcatcttcatcaccaGCTTCATCACAATCTCCTTCACAAacggtatcatcatcatcatcgtcccCACCACCATTACAGTCATCATCGGATACACCAGCTCCATCACAAtcggcatcatcatcatcatcatcatcaccatcgtcCCTTTCTCCGTTACAGTTATCATCACTACCAGCTCCATCAAAATCGGCAACGCACTctgtatcatcatcatctgcgtcatcatcatcgtcccAACCTCTATCACAGTCATCACCAGCTCCATCGCCATCAGCATCATTATTCCTACCGCCAACGTCATCACAATCATCGTCATTTTCGCCATCACAGTTGATATTGTCATCGTCAACAGCATCGCTATCACCATCGTCATCATTACCATCACCATGGCAATCGTCATCACCATCAACATTGTCATCGGCAGCTCCTTCACAATCACCAGTGACATTCCGATTGATTCAAGGTTCCGTAACCATTGAGTACCAATGGACCTCTACCTATTCCGATATCAACTCATTGCAGTACAAAGAGCTTCATAGTGAACTCACTGAACATTTAACCAAAGTGCTTAAGAAAGAATATGACGAACTTTTTATAAAGGTGGAAATAAGTAACCTCCGGGAAGGAAGCCTCATTTTCGATTACAGAATTTACTTCAAAATCACATGGAGCGTAAGCAGAACCGACGGCTTGAAAGATGTCATTAGGAGAGCGGAAGGCGGTGATAAGAAGTTCAGCCACACAACTAGTGTAAGCATCACGAGTGTATTTCCTACTGAGTGTCCTGAGGAACAAAAAGATAGTTCGGGATTAGCACGATGGATCATTGTTCTCATCGTGTGTGTTCCCGTAATAGTCATTCTACTGATTCTTGTGGGAATTCAAAAG GTACAAAACAACAGACTCAAAAACAGCGAGTTTCAAGGGAGGAGCATTTATAACCTCCGTGACGAGAAAAGACTATTTGTGCAGACGAATGTCTATAACCCTGCTAGCTCCTCATTTGAAATGTACCAGTTGTCTGACTCCGAAGAAATATACACACCCAAGACGGCCTCGGCACGCCGTCATGGTAAAGAACTCAAG ACATTTAGTCCAGAACAGGAGAACTTAGCAACAGGCTTCTCGAATAGGAATTTCCTTGCTGATGGAGAAATTGAGATCCAAGAAAACGACAGTAAGCCAAGGGACGACGGCGACGGAGAGGAAGAAGTGGATCTTAATCAGGGAAATCAGTGA
- the LOC140942000 gene encoding trace amine-associated receptor 9-like, with protein MKNFTEGENPQTIAELHCSVELTGEVHGELVFLSVIDTFLSITAFLGNTLILVALRKDTSIHPPSRLLFRNLAITDLCVGIIVEPLYVAHWTSAVNKRWDICHYAHFTVYFAGVTLCSMSLITLTAISVDRLLALLLGLRYRQVVTLKRTRLIAIGGWIVSVVGGSTSFLNPLINSLYGYIVIAFCLVTTICDYTKIFMSLRHNQIHVQNHVVQGQSSQANTLNIARYRKAVYSALWVQVILVICYLPYSIAVALSPQGRLPLSTYLARQFTVTLVFLNSSLNPFLYCWKITEVRQAVKETLQQLHFCT; from the coding sequence atgaaaaattttactgaAGGTGAAAACCCGCAAACAATTGCAGAACTTCACTGCTCTGTGGAACTTACTGGAGAGGTACATGGCGAGCTCGTTTTTCTCTCTGTCATTGACACTTTTTTGTCAATTACAGCATTTTTGGGGAATACTCTAATCCTAGTTGCCCTTCGCAAGGACACATCAATTCATCCGCCATCCAGACTGCTGTTTCGTAACCTAGCTATAACTGATCTTTGCGTTGGTATCATTGTCGAGCCTCTGTATGTTGCTCATTGGACATCTGCGGTGAACaaaagatgggatatttgccATTACGCACATTTCACAGTATATTTCGCAGGTGTTACTTTGTGTTCAATGTCGTTGATAACactgactgcaataagcgtggacagacttcttgcTTTGCTACTGGgtctcagatacagacaagttgtaactttgaaaagaacacgTTTAATTGCTATTGGTGGTTGGATTGTATCCGTTGTCGGTGGATCTACATCCTTTCTGAATCCTCTTATAAATTCATTGTACGGATATATTGTTATAGCTTTTTGTTTAGTCACTACAATCTGTGACTACACAAAAATCTTCATGTCtctgcgtcataaccaaattcatgTTCAGAACCATGTTGTTCAAGGGCAATCGAGCCAAGCAAATACACTGAatatagctcgatacagaaaggcagtgtacagtgcactgtgggtgcaggtaATATTGGTTATTTGTTACCTGCCGTACAGTATAGCTGTAGCTTTATCACCTCAAGGGCGGTTGCCGTTGTCTACTTACCTTGCTAGGCAATTTACGGTTACTTTAGTGTTTTTAAACTCGTCGTTAAACCCGTTTCTGTACTGCTGGAAAATCACAGAAGTGAGACAAGCTGTGAAAGAAACATTACAACAACTACACTTCTGTACCTGA